A section of the Bacillus pumilus genome encodes:
- a CDS encoding amino acid ABC transporter ATP-binding protein → MSMITVKNLKKSFGDHEVLKDINAVIEEKEVVCVIGPSGSGKSTFLRCLNKLEDITAGEVVVHGHTITDPKVNINKVRQEVGMVFQHFNLFPHKTVLENITIAPVKVKGTDKKAAVDKAMDLLEKVGLKDKAKSYPNQLSGGQKQRVAIARALAMDPKVLLFDEPTSALDPEVVGDVLAVMKQLAVEGMTMIVVTHEMGFAREVGDRVIFMDGGYIVEEDKPEALFGNPQHERTKSFLSKVL, encoded by the coding sequence ATGAGTATGATTACAGTGAAAAATTTGAAGAAATCCTTTGGAGATCACGAAGTGTTAAAGGATATTAATGCAGTCATCGAAGAAAAAGAAGTAGTGTGTGTCATTGGACCTTCTGGGTCAGGCAAAAGCACGTTTCTAAGATGTCTCAATAAATTAGAAGATATTACGGCTGGTGAAGTTGTTGTCCACGGACATACGATTACAGATCCAAAGGTGAATATCAATAAAGTACGACAAGAAGTGGGGATGGTGTTTCAGCACTTTAATTTATTTCCTCATAAAACCGTTTTAGAAAACATCACGATCGCACCGGTGAAGGTAAAAGGCACCGACAAGAAGGCGGCAGTCGATAAAGCGATGGACCTGCTTGAAAAGGTAGGCTTAAAAGACAAAGCCAAAAGCTATCCTAACCAATTATCTGGTGGACAAAAACAGCGTGTCGCCATTGCTAGAGCCTTGGCAATGGACCCGAAAGTGTTATTATTCGATGAACCGACATCTGCTCTTGACCCTGAAGTGGTCGGAGATGTATTAGCAGTGATGAAACAATTAGCCGTCGAAGGCATGACGATGATTGTGGTCACACACGAAATGGGCTTTGCGAGAGAGGTTGGAGACCGCGTGATCTTTATGGATGGCGGATATATTGTCGAGGAAGACAAGCCGGAAGCTCTCTTTGGAAACCCGCAGCATGAGCGTACAAAATCATTTCTTAGTAAGGTGTTATAA
- the thiM gene encoding hydroxyethylthiazole kinase — protein MKTSIASHLLEKVRAENPLVHNITNQVVTNFTANGLLALGASPVMANAKEEVAEMAQLADALVLNIGTLTKETVESMILAGQSANKKGIPVLLDPVGVGATTFRLKAAKQLLEQVNITVVRGNAAEIAHLLEVDGWESKGVDAKAANGDVSALVKQAAKTLQTVVVITGEVDVVSDGEDVLSIHNGHEWLTKVTGTGCLLTSVIGAFCAAGERPLHASAAALLFYGVAAEKAAQYTQNKGPGTFQMELLNALSHTTGNDVLTLGKIGRNVT, from the coding sequence ATGAAAACAAGCATCGCATCTCATTTATTGGAGAAGGTTCGAGCGGAAAATCCACTTGTTCATAATATCACCAATCAAGTCGTGACGAACTTTACAGCGAATGGTCTGCTTGCTTTAGGCGCTTCGCCGGTCATGGCAAACGCCAAAGAAGAAGTGGCAGAAATGGCGCAATTAGCCGATGCGCTTGTGCTAAATATTGGCACACTGACCAAGGAGACGGTGGAGTCCATGATTCTGGCTGGACAATCTGCTAATAAAAAGGGGATACCTGTTCTATTAGATCCTGTCGGCGTTGGTGCGACAACGTTTCGTTTGAAAGCGGCAAAACAGCTGTTAGAGCAAGTGAACATAACCGTTGTCAGAGGGAACGCTGCAGAAATTGCTCATTTACTTGAAGTGGATGGCTGGGAGTCAAAAGGCGTGGATGCGAAAGCGGCCAACGGAGATGTATCGGCACTAGTCAAACAAGCAGCGAAGACACTTCAGACGGTTGTGGTGATTACAGGGGAAGTCGATGTAGTGTCAGATGGAGAGGACGTGTTGTCTATTCATAATGGACATGAATGGCTCACCAAGGTGACGGGAACAGGCTGTTTACTGACGTCTGTTATCGGGGCATTTTGTGCAGCAGGTGAAAGGCCGCTTCACGCATCGGCAGCTGCTCTATTGTTTTATGGTGTCGCAGCTGAAAAGGCAGCTCAGTACACCCAGAATAAAGGGCCAGGTACGTTTCAAATGGAATTGCTCAATGCACTCTCACACACAACTGGCAATGATGTGTTGACGCTAGGGAAAATAGGGAGGAATGTCACATGA
- a CDS encoding solute symporter family protein: MSMTAFILFIAIVGLTLVITYFAAKKTSNASDFYTAGGGLTGFQNGLAIAGDYMSAASFLGIAGMIALNGFDGFFYSIGFLVAYLVVLYVVAEPLRNLGKYTMADMIAARFKRPAIRGVAAFNTITVSTFYMIAQLVGAGALIKLLLGIDYWIAVLIVGVLMTIYVVFGGMIATSWVQITKAVLLMLGTLIISLLVFAKFDFSLLKMFEEMKTATPLGGSFLHPGNKYDVPLETLSLNLALVLGTAGLPHILIRFYTVKDAISARKSVLSATWIIGIFYLMTVFLGFGAAAFVGTDAITAEDAAGNMAAPLLAQALGGDLLFAFVSAIAFATILAVVTGLVLSAASAFAHDFYSQIVRKGKASEREQVKAARFASIGVAILSIILALFAQSLNVAFLVSLAFAVAASANLPLIIFTVFWKRFNSTGAIAGSLVGLLSALIIVSLSPSVWDPSGAAIFTGDPLIPLSNPGIISIPLGFLAAYLGTIFSSEKADEDTFTEIQVKAHTGMHMDTDS, encoded by the coding sequence ATGAGCATGACCGCTTTTATTTTATTCATAGCGATCGTAGGGCTCACATTGGTCATCACGTATTTTGCTGCGAAAAAAACGAGCAATGCGAGCGACTTTTACACAGCAGGTGGAGGTCTGACTGGGTTTCAGAACGGACTTGCCATCGCCGGAGACTATATGTCTGCTGCATCATTTTTAGGAATCGCTGGAATGATCGCTTTGAATGGATTTGATGGCTTTTTCTATAGCATTGGCTTTCTCGTGGCGTATCTTGTCGTTCTTTACGTTGTGGCCGAACCGCTTCGAAATCTAGGTAAATATACGATGGCTGATATGATTGCTGCACGATTTAAACGCCCTGCCATTCGAGGGGTAGCCGCGTTTAACACAATCACAGTCTCTACTTTTTATATGATTGCACAGCTTGTTGGGGCAGGTGCATTAATCAAGCTGCTTCTTGGCATTGATTACTGGATTGCGGTGCTAATCGTTGGTGTCTTGATGACCATTTATGTCGTGTTTGGCGGCATGATCGCAACGAGCTGGGTACAGATCACAAAGGCTGTGCTTCTCATGCTAGGAACACTGATTATTTCACTGCTTGTATTTGCAAAGTTTGATTTTAGCCTGCTCAAGATGTTTGAGGAGATGAAAACAGCGACCCCGCTCGGTGGATCATTTCTTCACCCGGGAAATAAATATGATGTGCCTTTAGAGACCTTGTCTTTGAACCTTGCTTTAGTGCTTGGGACAGCAGGTTTGCCGCACATTTTGATCCGATTTTATACGGTGAAGGATGCCATTTCTGCGCGTAAATCTGTTCTATCCGCTACGTGGATCATCGGTATTTTTTATTTAATGACGGTTTTCCTTGGCTTCGGTGCAGCTGCCTTCGTTGGAACAGACGCGATTACAGCAGAAGATGCAGCAGGAAATATGGCTGCCCCACTGCTCGCCCAAGCCCTTGGAGGAGATCTGTTATTTGCCTTTGTTTCCGCTATTGCCTTTGCGACCATTTTGGCGGTCGTAACTGGTCTCGTCCTATCTGCTGCGTCTGCCTTTGCGCATGATTTTTATAGTCAGATCGTCCGCAAGGGGAAAGCGAGTGAACGGGAACAGGTGAAGGCCGCACGCTTTGCTTCTATCGGCGTGGCCATTCTTTCTATTATTCTTGCATTATTTGCCCAATCGTTAAACGTTGCTTTCCTTGTGTCACTTGCGTTCGCAGTGGCAGCAAGTGCAAATTTACCATTGATTATCTTCACTGTCTTTTGGAAACGATTTAATTCTACGGGTGCCATTGCAGGGAGCTTAGTAGGTCTGTTGAGCGCACTGATCATCGTCTCGCTCAGCCCAAGCGTCTGGGACCCATCGGGAGCAGCTATCTTTACAGGAGATCCGCTCATACCGCTGTCAAACCCTGGCATTATCTCGATCCCGCTCGGATTCCTTGCCGCATACTTAGGCACGATCTTCTCTTCTGAAAAAGCAGATGAAGACACCTTTACGGAAATTCAAGTAAAGGCACATACAGGGATGCATATGGATACTGATTCATAA
- a CDS encoding nuclear transport factor 2 family protein, producing the protein MEVLDMYFRRYDEAGKGQEQMDDLLALFSDDVMIVLNGAEKPGIQAFTQFLNTFFHVHEDIKHMWDGWEKREDGKYETNWAVCGKLSDGRVYTAEGIDIAELDDKGKIVYLENVPKIPELFQRY; encoded by the coding sequence ATGGAAGTGCTCGATATGTATTTTCGCCGCTACGATGAAGCTGGAAAAGGGCAAGAACAAATGGATGATTTGCTCGCATTGTTTTCTGACGATGTCATGATTGTCTTAAATGGTGCAGAGAAGCCAGGTATCCAAGCGTTTACACAGTTTTTAAACACATTTTTCCACGTGCATGAAGACATCAAACATATGTGGGATGGATGGGAAAAAAGAGAAGATGGCAAGTATGAAACCAACTGGGCCGTGTGTGGAAAACTTTCGGATGGCCGTGTTTATACAGCAGAAGGAATTGATATTGCAGAACTAGACGACAAAGGAAAGATCGTTTATTTAGAAAACGTACCGAAAATTCCAGAGTTATTTCAGCGCTATTAA
- a CDS encoding Rap family tetratricopeptide repeat protein yields the protein MASIPSPVVAIKINEWYKHIKRFNVKEAQMLREEVRKDIDVMEEDEQAVLYFQLMEFRHQLMTDYVQPSKEPLEKSDYLKAVEGQGKKMSAILEYYFNFFQGMYEFKNGEFIRAIVFYKRAEKRLEQVGEELERAEFYYKLSEVFYHMKQTHVSMYYVGLSYDTYKAQKSNSLYMIREINCLTVMAGNFIDFECREKALPHLMSALEKSKAISNKPMIVKSLFNIGCCYKGLGDFNRALAYFNQVILEGEPINAIELLLVYYELSLFHLSQKEFIEGERFFKRGLEEAKNRKNDLFLSLLMLLEILFLKTANLSEVLNSLEKLENERGYPYMEDLALEAARYYNENGRMDESVKMYEKVMYARKQIQRGDCSYEC from the coding sequence ATGGCGTCTATACCGTCTCCAGTTGTAGCGATCAAGATAAATGAATGGTATAAGCATATAAAAAGATTCAATGTTAAAGAGGCTCAGATGCTAAGGGAAGAGGTTAGAAAAGATATAGATGTCATGGAAGAAGATGAACAGGCGGTTCTTTATTTTCAGTTAATGGAGTTCCGTCATCAATTGATGACAGACTATGTGCAGCCTTCTAAAGAACCACTTGAAAAATCGGATTACTTGAAAGCTGTAGAAGGACAAGGAAAAAAGATGTCAGCCATTCTTGAATACTATTTTAATTTTTTTCAAGGAATGTATGAATTCAAAAATGGTGAGTTTATTAGAGCTATTGTATTCTATAAGCGTGCGGAAAAGCGCCTTGAGCAAGTAGGGGAGGAGTTAGAAAGAGCAGAATTTTATTACAAGTTATCAGAAGTGTTTTATCACATGAAACAGACACACGTATCTATGTATTACGTTGGTCTTTCTTATGATACTTATAAGGCGCAAAAGAGCAATTCCCTTTATATGATTCGAGAAATTAATTGTCTAACTGTTATGGCAGGTAATTTCATTGATTTTGAATGCAGAGAAAAAGCGCTTCCTCATTTAATGTCAGCTTTAGAAAAATCTAAGGCAATTTCTAATAAGCCAATGATTGTGAAGTCATTATTTAATATTGGGTGCTGTTATAAAGGATTAGGTGATTTTAATAGGGCGCTAGCTTATTTTAATCAGGTTATTCTAGAAGGAGAGCCTATTAATGCTATAGAGTTGCTATTGGTTTATTACGAATTATCGTTATTTCATTTGAGTCAAAAGGAATTTATTGAGGGTGAAAGATTTTTCAAAAGAGGCTTGGAAGAAGCGAAGAATAGAAAAAATGATCTATTTTTATCGTTGCTGATGTTATTGGAAATTTTATTTTTAAAAACAGCAAACTTAAGTGAAGTCTTGAACTCGTTGGAAAAATTAGAGAATGAGAGGGGTTATCCATACATGGAAGACCTAGCGCTCGAAGCGGCTCGGTACTATAATGAGAATGGGCGTATGGATGAATCTGTAAAAATGTATGAAAAAGTGATGTACGCCCGAAAACAAATCCAAAGGGGCGACTGTTCATATGAATGTTAA
- a CDS encoding DUF485 domain-containing protein yields the protein MADKKVHYKKVAASEDFRKLLEEKRRFIVPMTIFFFLFYFSLPVATSYFTFLNTPAIGAISWAWLFALTQFVMTWVLCGLYAKKAAQFDKYVSALKIESRGDDE from the coding sequence ATGGCAGACAAAAAAGTTCACTATAAGAAGGTTGCCGCTTCAGAGGATTTTCGAAAACTTCTCGAGGAAAAACGCAGATTTATCGTACCGATGACGATTTTCTTTTTTCTCTTTTACTTTTCACTTCCGGTTGCTACATCCTACTTCACCTTTTTGAACACGCCGGCAATTGGCGCGATTTCATGGGCGTGGTTATTCGCCCTCACACAATTTGTGATGACCTGGGTATTATGTGGACTTTATGCGAAGAAAGCTGCTCAGTTCGACAAATATGTAAGCGCTTTAAAAATTGAATCGAGAGGTGATGACGAATGA
- a CDS encoding CidA/LrgA family holin-like protein, whose protein sequence is MKLLKTPLIAVLQIMALFVFAKLMNVLAAFLHLRIPGTILGILVIFLLLHFKIIQLKWIELGAVWLLGELLLFFIPSAVGVIDYGTLLSQSGTSIVLVVLLSTFVVMLSTGIMTQMIAKRKERKKLC, encoded by the coding sequence GTGAAATTGCTCAAAACGCCGCTGATTGCTGTCCTTCAGATTATGGCTTTGTTTGTTTTTGCGAAATTGATGAATGTGCTCGCGGCCTTTTTGCATTTAAGAATTCCGGGCACGATATTAGGCATTCTGGTCATTTTCTTATTACTTCATTTTAAAATTATTCAATTAAAATGGATTGAACTTGGTGCCGTCTGGCTGCTCGGAGAACTGCTACTATTCTTTATCCCGTCCGCCGTTGGTGTTATTGATTATGGAACATTGCTTTCTCAATCTGGTACAAGTATTGTCCTTGTCGTCTTACTGAGTACCTTTGTCGTCATGCTCTCGACTGGTATCATGACGCAAATGATTGCGAAAAGAAAGGAGCGAAAAAAGCTATGTTAG
- the thiE gene encoding thiamine phosphate synthase: MTKTDQQQIKQQLSVYFIMGTANTSRQPLDVLKEAIQGGITMFQFREKGEGALQGEEKKQLARQLQVLCQEANVPFVVNDDVQLAIDLDADGVHVGQEDTNAEDVRQKIGDKILGVSTHNLDEVKQAMKDGADYVGMGPVYPTETKKDTRSVQGVSLITEVRHHGLHIPIVGIGGIAYDNAAPVIQAGADGISIISAISQSADPKKAAEELRALVTSEKALL; the protein is encoded by the coding sequence ATGACAAAAACTGATCAACAGCAAATCAAACAGCAATTATCGGTTTATTTTATTATGGGAACAGCGAATACAAGCCGGCAACCGCTTGATGTGTTAAAAGAGGCGATTCAAGGCGGAATCACCATGTTTCAATTTCGAGAAAAGGGCGAGGGAGCCTTGCAAGGAGAAGAGAAGAAACAATTGGCTCGTCAACTTCAAGTACTTTGCCAAGAAGCGAATGTTCCGTTTGTTGTAAATGATGATGTGCAACTAGCGATAGATCTAGATGCAGATGGCGTACATGTTGGACAGGAAGATACAAATGCAGAAGACGTCAGACAAAAAATCGGGGATAAAATATTAGGTGTATCTACGCATAACCTAGACGAAGTGAAACAAGCCATGAAAGACGGTGCAGATTATGTCGGCATGGGTCCAGTCTATCCAACAGAAACGAAAAAGGATACACGCAGTGTCCAAGGAGTCTCATTGATCACTGAAGTGCGTCATCATGGACTTCATATTCCGATTGTTGGCATCGGGGGTATCGCATACGATAATGCAGCACCAGTCATACAAGCAGGAGCAGATGGTATCAGCATCATCAGCGCCATTAGCCAGAGCGCTGATCCTAAGAAAGCAGCAGAAGAATTAAGAGCACTTGTTACATCAGAAAAAGCATTACTTTAA
- a CDS encoding amino acid ABC transporter permease — translation MDTIVNAFPYLMDGLQTTLYIFVVAIILGFIIGLIVALFRLSPFKILNFIALVFVNAIRGTPFIVQLFFIYFGLNTLEFISLDRVPAGIITVAINAGAYFSEIIRAGIQSIDKGQTEAARSLGFTGGQNMRFIVLPQAFRRMLPAITNQAIISLKDTSLLSIIGIADIMQRGQVQASATFDPLNVWLIVGIIYFVIIYLLSLLASYAERRFDIK, via the coding sequence ATGGACACGATTGTTAATGCATTTCCGTATTTAATGGATGGGTTGCAAACCACTTTATATATCTTTGTTGTTGCCATCATTTTAGGGTTTATCATCGGTTTAATAGTGGCATTATTCCGTCTATCACCTTTTAAAATCTTAAATTTCATCGCGCTTGTCTTTGTCAATGCCATTCGAGGCACACCATTTATCGTACAGCTATTCTTCATTTACTTTGGTTTGAATACACTTGAATTCATATCGCTTGATCGAGTGCCGGCAGGGATTATTACAGTAGCAATTAATGCAGGGGCTTATTTCTCAGAAATTATTCGTGCTGGGATTCAGTCCATTGATAAAGGACAAACAGAAGCTGCACGTTCCTTAGGCTTTACAGGGGGACAAAACATGCGTTTTATCGTGCTTCCGCAAGCATTTCGCCGCATGCTTCCAGCAATTACAAACCAGGCCATCATCAGCTTGAAGGATACATCTCTCTTATCTATTATCGGAATCGCCGATATTATGCAGCGGGGTCAAGTACAAGCATCGGCAACATTTGATCCTTTGAATGTCTGGCTCATTGTCGGTATCATTTATTTCGTGATCATTTATTTACTTTCTCTACTGGCTAGCTATGCAGAAAGGAGATTTGATATCAAATGA
- the cidR gene encoding cidABC operon transcriptional activator CidR, with amino-acid sequence MDIRHLTYFLEVARLKSFTKASQSLYVSQPTISKMVKNLEDELEVQLFYRNGRQVEMTDAGQTMYTQASEITQSFQNLTSELNDLMNVKKGHIRIGLPPMIGSSFFPNVMGEFRQQYPDVTFQLVEHGSIKVEEGVEDGSLDIGVIVLPANDKIFHTYTIIKEDMKLVTHPSHPMAGRDKVDLADLKEESFIFFREDFVLHSRILNECMNAGFRPNVIYETSQWDFISEMVAENLGIGLLPERICRDLDPEKVKVISLNTSIPWHLGVIWRKDRYLSFAAREWLKHTKSYVWGAE; translated from the coding sequence GTGGACATTAGACATTTAACATATTTCTTAGAAGTGGCAAGGTTAAAAAGCTTCACAAAAGCATCACAATCTCTTTATGTGTCGCAGCCTACCATATCCAAGATGGTCAAAAACCTTGAAGATGAGCTAGAGGTGCAGTTATTTTATCGGAATGGCAGACAGGTTGAAATGACAGATGCTGGACAAACGATGTATACCCAGGCGAGTGAAATCACACAATCATTTCAAAATTTAACAAGCGAGCTAAATGATTTAATGAATGTCAAAAAAGGGCATATTCGCATCGGGCTGCCACCGATGATTGGATCGAGTTTTTTCCCGAATGTCATGGGAGAATTTCGCCAGCAGTATCCAGATGTCACATTTCAATTGGTGGAACACGGCTCTATTAAAGTAGAGGAAGGGGTCGAAGATGGTTCGTTAGATATTGGTGTCATTGTTCTGCCTGCAAATGATAAAATCTTTCATACGTACACCATTATTAAAGAGGACATGAAGCTCGTGACGCATCCATCACATCCGATGGCAGGTCGAGATAAAGTTGATTTAGCTGATTTAAAGGAAGAGTCTTTTATTTTCTTTCGAGAAGACTTTGTTCTGCATAGCCGGATATTGAATGAATGTATGAATGCGGGCTTCCGACCCAATGTCATTTATGAGACATCTCAATGGGATTTCATTAGTGAGATGGTAGCCGAGAACTTGGGAATTGGCCTTCTGCCTGAGCGGATCTGCCGTGATCTTGATCCTGAAAAGGTGAAAGTCATTTCCTTAAATACATCGATCCCGTGGCATTTAGGAGTCATTTGGCGAAAGGATCGCTATTTGTCGTTTGCGGCAAGAGAATGGTTAAAACATACGAAATCCTATGTATGGGGAGCAGAGTAA
- a CDS encoding class I SAM-dependent rRNA methyltransferase → MKKISLKQTFAEQLKKGYPLISKDAVSHVSSVKEGELIEWVDERGAFLGKGYYGVQNKGIGWVLTFDANEKIDHAFFVSKLEQAAKSRTHLFRDAQTTAFRVFNGEGDGIGGFTIDHYDGFYLIQWYSEGVYTFKAEVLGALEHVYPDYKGIYEKKRFDTSGQYIEDDDFVKGEKGEFPLIVKENGMNIAVYLNDGAMTGIFLDQRHVRKAIRDRYAKGKTVLNTFSYTGAFSVAAALGGASRTTSVDVANRSLKKTSEQFEVNDIDVDGQDIKVMDVFKYFPFAAKKGWTYDLVILDPPSFARTKKHTFSAAKDYKKLLKEAIQITAENGVIVASTNSSAFGMKKFKGFIAQAFKESGQTYRILEEYTLPEDFRTTKNYPEGNYLKVVFIQA, encoded by the coding sequence ATGAAAAAAATCTCATTAAAACAAACATTTGCAGAACAACTCAAAAAAGGATATCCGCTCATTTCTAAAGATGCTGTATCGCATGTAAGCAGTGTGAAAGAAGGCGAACTGATTGAATGGGTGGATGAGCGAGGCGCCTTTTTAGGAAAAGGATATTATGGTGTGCAAAATAAAGGGATCGGCTGGGTACTTACTTTTGATGCCAACGAAAAAATAGACCACGCCTTTTTTGTCTCCAAGCTTGAGCAGGCAGCGAAAAGTAGAACGCATTTATTTCGTGATGCACAGACGACTGCTTTCCGTGTGTTCAACGGAGAGGGAGATGGAATTGGTGGATTCACGATTGATCATTATGACGGTTTCTATCTCATCCAGTGGTATAGCGAAGGAGTGTATACATTCAAGGCGGAAGTATTGGGTGCACTTGAGCATGTGTATCCAGACTATAAAGGCATTTATGAAAAGAAACGATTTGATACGTCGGGACAGTATATAGAAGATGATGATTTTGTAAAGGGAGAAAAAGGTGAATTTCCTCTTATCGTCAAAGAAAATGGTATGAACATAGCGGTTTACTTAAATGATGGTGCGATGACAGGTATTTTTCTTGATCAACGTCATGTGAGAAAAGCAATTCGAGATCGTTATGCAAAAGGAAAGACCGTGCTCAATACATTTTCTTACACAGGTGCTTTCTCTGTAGCAGCAGCACTTGGCGGAGCGAGCCGGACGACAAGTGTAGATGTCGCAAACCGCAGTTTGAAAAAAACATCTGAACAGTTTGAAGTCAATGATATAGATGTGGATGGGCAGGATATTAAAGTTATGGACGTCTTTAAGTATTTTCCGTTTGCTGCGAAAAAAGGATGGACCTATGATCTTGTCATATTAGACCCGCCTTCCTTTGCACGCACGAAAAAACACACATTCAGTGCAGCGAAGGACTATAAGAAGCTATTAAAAGAAGCCATCCAAATCACCGCTGAGAACGGCGTCATTGTGGCATCAACGAATAGCAGTGCATTTGGTATGAAGAAATTCAAAGGATTTATTGCGCAGGCCTTTAAAGAATCAGGCCAAACCTATCGTATCCTTGAAGAATATACACTTCCTGAGGATTTCCGTACGACGAAAAATTATCCTGAAGGAAATTATTTAAAGGTTGTCTTCATACAAGCATAA
- a CDS encoding DUF4288 domain-containing protein, with product MRQLYSAKLLFESISSPSNMPDKIFEERIILVRAKNHRKVKDIVKKSFPEETFENAAGGQTTIKLAAILDVFELIDHLDQESLHLSEVYSRHLIFDKETSAKEAIEAYSLDK from the coding sequence ATGCGTCAGCTATATTCTGCCAAGTTATTATTTGAATCCATCTCATCACCAAGCAATATGCCCGATAAAATATTTGAAGAACGAATCATTTTGGTGCGAGCAAAAAACCATCGTAAAGTAAAAGATATCGTCAAAAAAAGCTTTCCAGAAGAAACCTTTGAGAATGCTGCAGGTGGACAAACGACCATAAAATTAGCAGCCATATTAGATGTCTTTGAGCTTATAGATCACTTAGATCAAGAATCGCTGCATTTAAGTGAAGTGTATAGCCGCCACCTTATTTTTGATAAAGAAACATCGGCAAAAGAAGCCATCGAGGCTTATTCTTTAGACAAATAA
- a CDS encoding CidB/LrgB family autolysis modulator — protein sequence MLVGVLFLILTVLLYLGSKAVYKRHPKVYVSPLLVTPLVLVVLLLIVNIPYDAYNQGGKWLTNMLQPATVAFAIPLYKYFHILKKHAVEIILNVACGSVIAILSTAFIAKLFHLDTGLIESLVPRSVTTPVAMSVSEMIGGMPSVTAVFVILTALFGSIIGPMIIRYFRIDNDIAMGVLLGTGAHGAGTSKAFEMSSVSGTISSVSMIISAIITLCAAPILMSFAL from the coding sequence ATGTTAGTTGGCGTACTATTTTTGATCTTAACAGTTCTTTTATATCTCGGATCAAAAGCGGTATATAAACGACACCCGAAGGTCTATGTCTCACCGTTACTTGTGACACCGCTTGTCCTTGTCGTCTTGCTTTTAATCGTCAACATTCCTTACGACGCATACAATCAAGGCGGGAAATGGCTCACGAATATGCTTCAGCCTGCGACTGTTGCTTTTGCCATTCCCCTCTATAAGTATTTTCACATTCTGAAGAAGCATGCAGTGGAAATTATTTTGAATGTGGCTTGCGGTTCTGTCATTGCCATCCTATCTACGGCATTTATCGCGAAGTTGTTCCACTTGGATACAGGCCTTATTGAAAGTCTTGTCCCAAGGTCGGTCACAACGCCAGTGGCGATGAGTGTGTCAGAAATGATTGGCGGAATGCCGTCCGTTACGGCAGTATTCGTCATTTTAACCGCACTGTTTGGGTCAATCATCGGTCCAATGATCATTCGTTATTTCCGTATCGATAATGACATTGCCATGGGCGTCTTGCTTGGTACAGGTGCACACGGGGCAGGAACATCAAAGGCATTTGAAATGAGCTCCGTCTCAGGGACGATCTCAAGCGTATCCATGATTATTTCAGCCATCATTACTTTATGTGCAGCGCCTATCCTCATGTCGTTTGCCTTATAA
- a CDS encoding VOC family protein, with translation MTTLRLDHTGIMVSNIDTSIDFYEKVVGMKLKDRITHTNGVIELAFLGFKDEAETEIELIQGYSSDLPSEGKVHHLAFTTDNIHAEFNRIQKLQIELIDEEITTLPNGYCYFFFRGPDQEWIEFFQR, from the coding sequence TTGACGACATTACGATTAGATCATACAGGTATTATGGTTTCCAATATTGATACGTCCATTGATTTTTATGAAAAAGTCGTGGGCATGAAATTAAAGGATCGCATCACTCATACAAACGGAGTGATTGAGCTTGCATTTCTCGGCTTTAAAGATGAGGCAGAAACGGAAATTGAGCTCATCCAAGGGTACAGTAGCGATCTGCCATCTGAAGGAAAAGTACACCATCTTGCCTTTACAACAGACAATATTCATGCTGAATTCAATCGTATTCAAAAGCTGCAAATTGAATTGATTGATGAAGAAATTACGACATTACCAAATGGATACTGCTACTTCTTTTTCAGAGGGCCAGACCAAGAATGGATCGAATTCTTCCAGCGCTAA